Below is a genomic region from Methanobacterium sp..
GAGATTTCACCAGCGGTTTTAAGCATCATTGGACCCTGTGCACCCATATAAACTGGAATTTTTTCCTGGACAGCTTTGGTACCCATTAGGCTTGCACCACTTTCTGTTTTTCCACCAGACATTAAGGTTTCCATCACAGCAATAGCGCTTCTAATGGTACTAACAGGCTTGGTCCATTCGATTCCAAGAGCGTCGAAGGTTGCCTTGTCACCAGGGCCTATACCTAAAATAGCTCTTCCATTGGAGAGTTCGTCCAGTGTAGTTATTGCAGAAGCTGTTATAGCAGGACTTCTTACATAGGGATTGGTTACACCAGGACCCATTTTTATGGTCTCAGTTCCAGCTGCAATTAAGGCCAGGGTTTCATATACGTTCTTGTTGTTGTAGTGGTCTGTAATCCACGCGTATTCAAAACCTACGTCTTCAGCTAATTTTACTAATTTAACTATTTTTTCAATAGGTTCATTTGGAACAAATTCAATACCAAACTTCATAGTTTATCACCATTTTAAAGTTTATCTGGAGTATAAAAATACTTTGTGTTTTAATTGTAATCGAAAGGTATAAATAAGGGATTTAAACCCACATCTTTTGATTTGTAAAAATCCGCTAATAGATTTTATGATGCATTGAGCTTGAAAATTGCAGCAAGAGTTTGATTTATTAGTTTTAATGTACAAGATATTAAAATGATAGAAATTCATGGATTAATTAATATGTATAGATTAATAATTAATAATAGGTTGAAAAGATGAAAATAGATAAATTAAATGAAAAATGTCCTGAATGTGGATGTAAAGATAAAACAATTAAAAGAGATATAGAGCCAGCGTATCATTCTCGTGCAACAACAGGGGCAATTATCTGCTCTAAGTGCGGTTATGTTTTCAAATCAGCCAGAGATGAAAAATGTGATGAAGAAGAATAACTTATTTAACCTTTACCTGTTAAATCAATTATTTTTATGGCGGGAATATAATTAATTGAAATTTTTATATAAATCAGCATCTCTATTAAAAATACAGGGAAAAGTTAAATTAATCACTATTAAATAAATAGAATTTAACGCACCTTTCAAGTATATAAGCGTTGATTTAAAAAATAAGAAATACACAAGGGATAAAAATGATAGTAAAGGAATGGTGTATGTACTGTGGAGAATGTGCTGGCGTATGTCCACGCTGCCTCATTGAAGTAGGCGAGACAAACATAACTTTTGATGAAAGCTCATGTAAAGACTGTAAAATATGCGTGCAGGTATGTCCAGTACGTGCTTTAGAAAAATAGGAATTATGCTAAGGTGAATTTAATGTTTATAGAAACTGATGTTTTAGTGGTAGGAGCAGGTCCTGCAGGCTCATCTGCCGCCAAACACGCTGCACTAAATGGTGCAGAAGTGTTGATGGTTGAGAAGAAATCTGAAATAGGATCGCCTAAAAGATGTGCTGAAGGTGTATCCAAGGACGGGTTAATCAAGCTGGGGATAGAGCCAAGCAGTAGATGGGTAACTTCAGAAATTGATGGTGTACGTCTGGTATCACCTGGCGGAATAGATGTCTGGCTTACTCAGGATACTGTAAAACTTCCAGAAATGGGTTATGTTGTGGAAAGAAAGGTTTTTGACAAGTTCATGGCCATGGACGCTGCAAGAGCTGGTGCAGATATAATGATTAAGACCCTGGTTAAGGGTTTAGAGAAAAGAGATGACCATGTGATGGTTAAAGCAGAAAGAATGGGCAAAGAGATTGAAATTAAAGCAGAAATAGTGATAGGTGCTGACGGCCCAGAGTCCAGAGTTGGAAGATGGGGAGGTCTTAAAACTGCAGTTAAACCAAAATACATGGAATCAGGCGCTCAATTTGAAATGGTAGGCGTTCAAATGGAAAATCCAAATGCGCTGGAATTCTATTTTGGTAGTGTTGCTCCTGGAGGATATGCATGGATATTTCCCAAAGGAGATGACATTGCAAACGTTGGACTTGCAGTAATATCCACATTAACAGAAAAAAGCGCTTATGAACATCTTCTTGACTTTGTAAAAACATGTCCTGCCACAAAAAATGCCACAGCAGTTGAATTAAATATAGGAGGAGATCCTGTAGGTGGAATAATTAAAAAAATATCAACTGACAGGATTTTAATTGTTGGTGATGCTGCAGGTATGGTAAATCCTTTAACTGGTGGTGGAATAATAAGTGGTATGCAGGGAGGACTCATTGCAGGTGAAATTGCTGCAGCAGCAGTAAAAGAAGGAGATACATCTGAAAAAAGACTTTCCATGTACGACAAACGATGTGAAAAGGAAATCGGTGATTCATTTAATAAATATATGAAGTCCAGAGAATATCTTGAAAGCTTATCTGATAGGGAACTTGATTTAATTGCAAAAGCATTTAATGAAACTGAATTTGAGAGAATAAGCACTGCAGAGCTTCTTAAAATGCTGGTTAAAGTTTCGCCTAAAGCCTTATTAAAGCTTGGAAAATTATTTTAAGTATGCAGGGCATCGGATATTTTTCAATCTCTAAAAATTCTTTTTTTAAAATAAAATAACTAAAATACATGAAAAGAAGAATATCATGGCTATTTGATGATATGCCCTATCTGCAATATAAATCATTTCTTCCTTTTTTGTAAAAAGGGAGAGATAGAGAGGTATTGTAGCTAAAAATGCAGGTACAAT
It encodes:
- a CDS encoding NAD(P)/FAD-dependent oxidoreductase; this encodes MFIETDVLVVGAGPAGSSAAKHAALNGAEVLMVEKKSEIGSPKRCAEGVSKDGLIKLGIEPSSRWVTSEIDGVRLVSPGGIDVWLTQDTVKLPEMGYVVERKVFDKFMAMDAARAGADIMIKTLVKGLEKRDDHVMVKAERMGKEIEIKAEIVIGADGPESRVGRWGGLKTAVKPKYMESGAQFEMVGVQMENPNALEFYFGSVAPGGYAWIFPKGDDIANVGLAVISTLTEKSAYEHLLDFVKTCPATKNATAVELNIGGDPVGGIIKKISTDRILIVGDAAGMVNPLTGGGIISGMQGGLIAGEIAAAAVKEGDTSEKRLSMYDKRCEKEIGDSFNKYMKSREYLESLSDRELDLIAKAFNETEFERISTAELLKMLVKVSPKALLKLGKLF
- the mer gene encoding 5,10-methylenetetrahydromethanopterin reductase, encoding MKFGIEFVPNEPIEKIVKLVKLAEDVGFEYAWITDHYNNKNVYETLALIAAGTETIKMGPGVTNPYVRSPAITASAITTLDELSNGRAILGIGPGDKATFDALGIEWTKPVSTIRSAIAVMETLMSGGKTESGASLMGTKAVQEKIPVYMGAQGPMMLKTAGEISDGALINASNPKDFEAAVPLIKEGAEAAGKSLTDVDVAAYTCCSIDDDAGKAAGAAKIVVAFIAAGSPPPVFERHGLPADTGSKFGEFLGKGDFGGAIGAVDDALMEAFSVVGTPDDIIPKIEALGEMSVTQYVAGSPIGPDKEKSIKLLGEVISSF
- a CDS encoding TIGR04165 family Cys-rich peptide — its product is MKIDKLNEKCPECGCKDKTIKRDIEPAYHSRATTGAIICSKCGYVFKSARDEKCDEEE
- a CDS encoding 4Fe-4S binding protein; protein product: MIVKEWCMYCGECAGVCPRCLIEVGETNITFDESSCKDCKICVQVCPVRALEK